The Novosphingobium terrae genome segment GCCCATTCTGGCCTATATCACGCCATGGGTGGCCATCGTGTTGGCCTCTTGCCTGCCGCTATGGCCGGTGATCGCCTCGGCACCGATCATGCCGCCCTTCGGCTTTCTGATGCTGCTGGCCTGGCGACAGCTGCGCCCCGGCCTTTTGCCGGTGTGGTCCGGCGCGATCCTCGGCCTGTTCGACGATCTGGTCAGCGGGCAGCCGATGGGCAGCGCGATCACGCTCTGGTCGGCCACCATGCTGGCGCTCGATGTGATCGAGGCGCGCTTTCCCTGGCGTAACTTTATCACCGAGTGGCTGGTGGCAGCGCTGATGATCGCCGCCTATGTCTTGCTGGGCCTCGGCATCGCCAATGCAGCCATGGTTAATCCTGCCGGAGGTATGCTCCTGCCGCTGCTGGTCGCGCCGCAGATCGGGCTTTCGGTGCTGGTCTATCCGCTGGTCGGCCGCGCGGTGGCGGCGATGGATCGCTGGCGGCTGCGGCGTTATCGCGTGGTTTCTTAAGAATGCCCAAGCATATTACTCCTGCCATCCTTCGCAATTCCTTCGACCGGCGCAGCATCATTCTGGGCACACTTCAGGGCGGCATCGGCGTCGCTCTGGCGACGCGCCTTGGCTATCTGGCGCTGTTCGAGAACGCCCGCTATCAGATGATGAGCGAGAGCAACCGCGTCAATCTCTCGCTGATCCCGCCACGCCGGGGCTGGATTCTCGATCGCAACAACCAGCCCATCGCCAGCAACCGCGCCGATTTCCGCGTCGATATCATCCCCGACCGGTTGATCGACAAGGACAAGACGCTCGACGAGCTGGCGCATATCCTGCAGCTCACCCCCATCGACCTGCAGGATATCAAGGACAAGCTGGAGAAAGCGCGCGGCTTCCAGCCCGTGGCGGCGGGCGAGCATCTCTCCGCCGATCTCTATGCCGCTGTCTCGGTGCGTCAGCCCGATCTTCCCGGGATCATTCCGCAGCGCAGCTTTTCGCGCTTTTACCCCGCCGGGCCCTGCGTGGGCCATCTGGTGGGCTATGTCGGCGCGGCCAATGCCGAGGATTACGCCAAGGAGCATAATCCGCTGCTGATCACCCCCGGCTTCAAGATCGGCAAGGATGGTCTGGAAAAGCGTTACGATGCCGAATTGCGCGGCACGCCGGGTGCGCGTCGCTCGGAAGTGACCGCAGGCGGCAAGATCGTGCGCGATCTAGACACGCGCGAGGACGTGCCCGGCAAGCCGATCCATCTCACCATCGATGCGGGTCTTCAGGAATATGCTGCACGCCGCATCGGCACCGACAGCGGCGCCGTGGTGGTGATGGACGTCCATACCGGCGACATTCTGGCCTTCGTCTCGATGCCCAGTTTCGATCCCAACAGCTTCACCGATGGTGTGGGCCGTCTGGAATGGAAGATGCTGGCCGATGACGATCATGTGCCGCTGCGCAACAAGATCCTGCATGGCCTGTTCCCGCCCGGATCGACGGTGAAGCCCACCGTGGCTCTCTCCTTCCTTGAGGCGGGGCTGGACCCCCATGAGTCCGTCAACTGCAGCGGCGGGCTTCAGGTGGGCAACCGCGTGTTCCACTGCTGGCAGCACCATGGCCATGGTGCCACCAATATGTGGAAGGGCATCAACCAGTCCTGCGACGTCTATTTCTATCATTTCGCGCAGAAGATCGGCATGGATAACATCGCCCGGATGATGCACCGCATGGGCTATGGCGGGAAATTCGATCTGCCCTTTCCCAACCAGTCCTTCGGCACCGTGCCCGACCCGGCCTGGAAGGAAAAGAAGTACAAGAAGCCCTGGGCCATTTACGATACGGTGAACGCCACCATTGGCCAGGGCTATATGCTGGTGAACCCCTTGCAGCAGGCCGTGGCGGCGAGCCGCATCGCCAGCGGCAAAATCGTGATGCCCCGCCTGATGGCCAATGACCCGATCCGCGCCAGCGACCCCTTCGGCGTGCCTCAGGATCATCTCGATGTCATCCGCGCCGGGATGTTTCAGGCGGTCAACACCACCGGTTCGGCGACCGGCGCGCGCCTGCCCTTCCCCAACATCCAGATGGCGGGCAAGACCGGTACGGCGCAGGTCGTTGGCCTCAACATGAACGGCGGCAACGGCAAGATCGGCGCGTGGAAGCACCGCGACCACGGCCATTTCATCTGCTTCGCGCCTTTCGACAATCCGAAATATGCCTGCGCGGTGCTGATGGAGCATGGCGGCAGCTCGCATGCCGCCTTCCCGGTGGCGCGCGACATCATGACCTATCTCTTCGACAAGCAGAAGGGCATGGACCTGCTGGCGCCGCTGGAAAAGGAATGGGGCGGCACGCCTCAGGAGCGTATGGCTGCCAAATATCGTAGCTATGCCGCACAATATGGTGTCACGGCCCCGCAGGTGGACAACAGCGAGGAAGCCGTGGAAAGCGCCGTGGAAGGCCCGGCCGACAATGCCCAGCCCCCACAGCCGATCCAGTCCGAAGCGGCCAGCCCGGCGCCTGAACCGGGTGGGGAGGCACCTGCTGCACCTGCTCCGGCCGCCAGCCCGGCCCCTGTCGCCCCCAAGCCCGCAGGCCAGCCATGAGCAGCAGCAGCCGTTCCATCATCCCCGAACCGCTGCGCCGCCTGCCATGGGCCGTGCTGAGCGCCCTTGGCGCGCTGACGATCTTCGGCTCGGCGGTGCTCTATTCGGCAGCCGGGGGCAAATTGATGCCCTGGGCGCTGATCCATTTCGTCCATTTCGTGGTGTTTACCGGGCTGGCCATCGTGGTCTCGCGCCTGTCACGCGATCGGATGCGGCAGGCGGCCTATCCCATCTATGTGGTGCTGGTGGTGCTGCTGGTGCTGGTGGAAGCGGTCGGCAAGATCGGCGGCGGATCGCAGCGCTGGCTCAACATCGGCTTTATGAACCTTCAGCCTTCCGAGCTGATGAAACCGGCCATCGTGCTGGTGATGGCGCATTTCTACGCCAATCTGCCGCCCTCGATGATCCGCACCTGGCGCGCCCTGTTGCCGCCCGGCATGCTGCTGGCGGTCCCGGCGGCACTGGTGATCCTGCAGCCCGATCTGGGCACCGCTCTGGCCATCTGCTTTGGCGCGGTGGTGGTGATCTTCATGTCCGGCGTGCCGGTGTGGTGGTTTGTGGGCGGCGGCCTTGCCGGAGCCATCATCGCCCCGCTGGCCTTCTTCTTCGCGCTGCATGACTATCAGCGCAAGCGCGTGATGGTCTTTATGGACCCGGAGAGCGACATGCTCGGCTCGGGCTATCACATCACCCAGTCGAAGATCGCCATCGGCTCGGGCGGCTTTTTCGGCAAGGGCTTCGGCAATGGCACGCAGAGCCATCTGGAATATCTGCCTGAAAAGCACACCGACTTCATCTTCGCCACCATGAGCGAGGAATGGGGCATGATGGGCGGCCTCTTCGTGCTGTTCATCTTCTTCGTGGTGCTGTTCCGCTGGGGCATGGGCGTGGCGCGCCGCGCGCCGGACCGCTTCTCGCAGCTGCTGGCGGCAGGCATGACGACCACCATGTTCTTCTATGTGGCGATCAACACGATGATGGTGATGGGCCTGGCGCCCGTGGTGGGCATCCCCCTGCCCTTTATGAGCCATGGCGGCTCCTCGATGATGACCAACATGATCTGCGTGGGCGTGCTGATGGCCATCGAGAAGTGGAGCCGCGTGGGCGGTTCGTTGAACTGAAAGCTTTTTTCGCCTTTTTGTCATTTTTTCGCACGAATCACTTGCGGGGAAAATTTCAGCCGTTAAAGGGGCGTCTCCCAGCCGGGGAGACGGACTGAAACGCCCTCTCCCAAGCGACGGAACGGACGCATAGCTCAGTTGGTAGAGCAGCTGACTCTTAATCAGCGGGTCCTAGGTTCGAGCCCTAGTGCGTCCACCATCGCTTCTCTCTTTGCCTTCGGGCCAAGGGAATACCATCCGGCTCAGAGGCATACCTTAAGGGTATACCAAAGGTGTGGACGCATAGCTCAGTTGGTAGAGCAGCTGACTCTTAATCAGCGGGTCCTAGGTTCGAGCCCTAGTGCGTCCACCATCCTTTCCATCCTGTGATGAAGGCCTCACCTCAAGAGGCAAGGCGCCGGTTTCGGCATCCCCTGACATCGTTGAAATGCATGGCCTGATCGTGTTTGATCCATGCGCCCCGCGGGCAGCTTTTCTCAATGACGCAAGGGATTTGGGGCTGAGCCGATGCCATGGCATCGCCATGACCGCAGACGTTTTTGGCAAGCCGGCAAACAGCCGCCCGGAGGCCTGTGCGAGAGATAAGATACGCCCTTGACCCCTTGGCCCTCCGAACGCCTCTCCAGCGCCCTGACAGGGCAAATGGTGGCGGTTGCCGCCTCGCTCGCCACAGGCCATCCTGAACACGGCGCTGCAGCGAGCGATGCGGCGGCCCTTTATCAGGCCATCTGGCGGACGTTCCTTGCGGCATCCTCATGGTCGCCGGGCGCCGAGCCCGAGCTGGCGACAACCACGCCGCCCCGGCCCATGCACCGGACCAATGTGCCCCTCTCGTGGAGCGCCTTGGGATTTTCCTTCGTCATGTCATTCTCCAATGGTCCTCCGCCATGAGGGCAGCGCGTGTGATCGCGCCGACCATCGTTCACCGCTTTGACAAGGGCACACCTCATCAACGCCAGAGAACACCCATGGCGGGTTTCGTTCAGATGACTCCCTTGGGGTGGTGATCTCTCTATTCGGCGGGGCACCCTCGCCCCGTCAGCCGATGAGATTGAGACAACTCAAAAAATTGCATCACCTTATAGCAATAACAGATGGCATCATTCCCGGCAGATGCAAATTTATTGCGGTGAACGCCCTCTTAAGCACGTTGACGGGAGCGATTGTTCCACAACGGTTCAGGTAAAATGGCATGCGCAACCAGAGCCGAATGATCCCCCCCAGCACATAACAAAACGGCCTGCGGAGAACGCTCCGCAGGCCGCCTGTATGTTGAGATATCAGACCGTCAGGCTGATTTGCCCGCGAAATAATCCCGGCGAAAATCACTGGCGAAGGCGGCAAAGCGCCCCTCGGCAATGGCGCTGCGCATCCCGGCCATCAGCTGCTGATAGAAGGAGATGTTATGCTCCGTCATCAGCATGGCGCCCAGAATTTCGCCCGACTTCTGCAGGTGATGCAGATAGGCCCGCGAATAGGTGCTGCACACCGGACAGGTGCAGCGGTCGTCCAGCGGCGCCGTATCCTCTGCATGCTTGGCGTTGCGGATGTTGAGCGGGCCGTTCCACGTAAAGGCCTGCCCGTTGCGCCCGCTGCGCGAGGGCAGCACGCAGTCGAACATATCGACCCCGCGCTCCACCGCGCCGACCAGATCGTCGGGCTTGCCCACGCCCATCAGATAGCGCGGCTTGTCGTCAGGCAGCATGCCGGGCGCGAAATCCAGCGTGGCGAACATCGCCTCCTGCCCCTCGCCCACGGCCAGACCGCCGATGGCATAGCCGTCAAAGCCGATATCGCGCAGCGCATCCGCCGAAGCCTGACGCAGATCCTGATGCAAGGCGCCCTGCTGGATGCCGAACAGGGCTGAACGCGCGGCATGCTCCTCACCGCTGTCGAAACCGTTGCGGCTGCGCTTGGCCCAGCGCATCGACATCTCCATCGACTTGGCGATCACATCCTTGCCCTGATCGGCGCGCGGGCATTCGTCAAAACACATCACGATGTCGCTGCCCAGCAGGCGCTGGATTTCCATCGAGCGCTCCGGCGTCAGCATATGGCGCGAACCGTCGATATGGCTGGCGAAGGCCACACCTTCCTCGGTGATCTTGCGCAGTTCGGACAGGCTCATCACCTGATAGCCGCCGCTGTCGGTCAGGATCGGGCGGTTCCAGTTCATGAACTTGTGCAGACCGCCCAGACGCGCCACCCGCTCCGCGCCGGGGCGCAGCATCAGGTGATAGGTGTTGCCAAGGATGATGTCCGCGCCGGTCGAGCGCACCGTCTCCGGCTTCATCGCCTTGACCGTGGCGGCGGTGCCCACGGGCATGAAGGCGGGCGTACGGATCTCGCCGCGCTGCATCTGGATGGTGCCGGTGCGCGCCTTGCCGTCGCGCGCGTGGATGTTGAAAGCAAAACGGGTCATGCCCGCCCGATAGAAGGAAAAGCGGTCCGGGGCAATCTGGTGCCCGCTCCGCCTCAGGCATAGGGCCAATTGTCGCGCTGGCCGTGCCTCGCTATGGCGCCCCCATGAGCATCGACTGGATCTACCCCGCCCTGACCGCCACCAGCGTCTTTGCCGGTTTCGTCGATGCCGTGGCGGGTGGCGGCGGGCTGATCACCGTGCCCGCGCTGATCTATGCGGGGCTGCCTCCAGCCATGGTGCTGGGCACCAACAAGGCGCAATCGGCCTGTGGGACGGCGATGGCGACATGGCGCTATCACCGCGCCGGATTGTTCGAGCTGCGGCCCTCCCTGCCCGGTGCAGCGGCGGTGTTTCTGGGCGCGATGATCGGCACGCTGGTGGTCAGCCACCTGAAAGCCGAGTGGCTGCGGCTGATCGTGCCGGCGCTGCTGATGGCGATCTCGCTCTACACGCTGCTGAGCCCGCGCATGAGCGATGCCGATGCCCATGCGCGCGTCTCGCCCAGGGGTTATCTGCCGGCGGGCACAGCGGTCGGCTTCTACGACGGCTTCTTCGGCCCCGGCGCCGGGCAGTTCTACACAATGAGCCTCGTTACCCTGCGCGGCATGGGCCTGACCCGCGCGACGGCTCTCACCAAGCTCTTCAACATGACCAGCAACATCGCCAGCATCATTGTGTTCGCAGCGGGCGGCAAGATCATGTGGCTGCTGGGCGGCTGCATGGCGGCAGGCGCGATGAGCGGGGCATGGATCGGCAGCCATATGGCGTCTCGCCTGGGGGCGAAGGTGATCCGGCCCTTGCTGGTGGTGGTCAGCCTCTCGATGACGGGCAAGCTGGTCTGGGGCTGGTTTGCAGGCTAGAGTTCGACGCGTGCTTTCAGGGTGACGCGCCCTGAAGCAATTTTCGGCCTGTACCTCGCCGCAACGCCGCATGACACCATCTCATCGTGCGCGCCAGAACGCCCCACAATTACGACCAGCATACTGCAACGCAATGATTTGCCTTTCGCATTTGCACAAGCTCGGGTTATGAATTTAGGCAATTACTCTTAAGACCGGAGTGATCGCCGTGACATTGGATGAAAAGTTACAGATCGCCAAAGGGCGCCCTTCCGGCTTTGACTATATGCGCCTGATCCTTTCGGTGCTGGTCGTGATGTGGCATACGATCGTGACCAGCTATGGTCCCGAGGCGCAATCCTCAGCCTTGAGCCATTGGCGACCGCTGATCGCCGCCCTGCTGCCGATGTTCTTCGCGCTGAGCGGATTTCTGGTGGCCGGATCGCTGGAGCGCTGCCGGTCGCTTGTCAGCTTTCTGGGGCTGCGCTTGATTCGCATCTATCCCGCACTGGCGGTTGAGGTGCTGCTTTCGGCCTTTATTCTCGGCCCGCTGCTGACCACCGTGCCGCTGGACAGCTATTTCACAGATCCCAAGTTCCACCGCTATCTGCTCAACATTTTCGGCGACATTCACTTCCAGCTGCCGGGGCTGTTTCTGGGCAACCCCAATCCCGATCGCGTCAACGGCCAGCTCTGGACCGTGCCGTATGAATTGCTGTGCTACATCACGCTGGCGGCCCTGGCGGCCCTGTCGCTGACGAAGTATCGCACGCTGTTCACCGGCGCCGTGGCGCTGCTGTGGCTAAGCGCCAATGCGGTCTTCATGTACAAGCATGGCCTGAGCACAGCCGAGCCGATGATCGTGCCCGGCTATATTCTGATCTTCACCTTCCTGTGCGGGATCGGCATCTATCTGTGGCGTGACAAGCTGCCCTTCAACCTGCCGCTGGCCGCCGTCTGCGCGGTGGTGAGCGCGGTGTTGATGTTCTTCCCCATTGCGGGCGACGCTCTGGTGCCCCTGCCGCTGAGCTATCTGACCGTCTATCTGGGCATTGCCAATCCCCGGAAATTCGGCTTCCTGCGCGGGGCGGACTATTCCTACGGCATCTTCCTTTATGGCTATGCCATTCAGCAGGCATGGATGAGCCTGTCGCCCGGCCTGCATCACTGGTATCTCAACGCCTTGCTGACCTTGCCTGTGGCCACGGCCTTTGCGGCGGGCTCCTGGCATTTTGTTGAAAAGCCTGCACTGAAGCTGCGCAATCAGGTCTATGCGCTGGAAAACCATTGGGTGCGGCACCGCGAGCGCTTCATCCAACCCCTGCTCAGCCGCCTGCTGCCGCCGACACGGATTTCGGAAAGCGAAACGCTTTAGGAAACAGGCCTGCGTTTTAAACAGGATGCCCTCGCCAACCGGAAAGGCTGGCGAGGGCATTGTTGTTTATGGATAGATGCGGCGCGGGTTGTCATACAATCACAGCCGCATATAGCGCATGTCTGCGACCACGCTGCTGCTCCAAACCGACCAGCAACATAGCCGACATCCTTGCCGCCTTGGGCAAGGTCACGCCAAAGATGGCCAACAAGTCCTTACTGATCTGCCCCGCCCGCAGATCACGGAGAACCTTGTCCGAGGCTCGCCACCGCTGATCAGAAGCCTTTGGTCGCCCGAATAACAGCAGGCTCGCACTGGTTTTATCACCAGAAAATCCACCGCCGTGCAGATAAGATCGCGACCCAAACTCCTCACGAAATTATGTTCAAATAAATTTATAACCAGATTGGAAAATAATAGTAAAAATTGATCGAGAACTTCACAGAACAGGTCAACCAAACTTCAGAATTAAATCGGAAATTTAAGAGAATTTATATGCATTTTATACTTATGCTTAACCATGAAATGCACATATAAATCCATCAGGTGACGCGCAAATATACCCTGATGCAATGAAGGCCTGCCGGTCTGATTGCCGAGGAGTCTGCCACTCACCTTGCACTGATGGGGGCATCTGTGACATTACGCCATAGAAATGACATCGACGGCATGCGCGCAATTGCGGTTGTTCCAATTGTGCTCTTTCATGCCGGTTTGACGCTCTTATCTGGTGGCTTCATTGGCGTTGATGTCTTTTTCGTCATTTCAGGTTTTCTGATCACAAAGATTATTTCCTCAGAAATAGACGAAAACACATTTTCGATTGCAAAATTCTACCACCGCCGCATCGTCAGGATTGTCCCGGCTCTGTTGGTACTATCGCTAGCGGTCATTTTCATCGGCGCCTTCACCTTGCTGCCGGATGAAATGATCAATTTAAGCAGGAGCATAGTCGCCACAGCAGCATTCGCTTCCAATTTATATTTCTGGAAAGAGGCTGACTATTTCGCGCCATCTTCCGAAACGGCCCCGATGCTCCACACCTGGTCGCTTGGCGTTGAAGAGTAATTTTACATATTTTACCCAATCCTATTGATTTTAATACACAAATACTCCCATCAGAGATTGAAGCATTTCCTGATGGGATTGGCATTTTTTTCATTTTTCATAAGTCTGATATTGAATCACGTCTCGGAACAGGCCGGATTTTATCTTATTCCATCTCGGGTCTGGGAACTGGCGATTGGCGGGTTGGCCGCCTCCAATGCATTTCCCGAATTTCAAAGCAAAAAAGTCCTGCAATCACTATCGACCTTCGGCATCAGTCTGATTTTATGTGGCTATCTGATCATAAGATCAAACATGAGCTTCCCCGCACCCTGGGCATTGTTACCTTGCCTCGGAACAGCATTGCTGATCGTTTACTGCGAGCAAAGCTGGGCTGGAAAGTTTCTTTCACTTCCCATTTTACGCTATATTGGGAAAATTTCTTACTCTCTCTATCTTTGGCATTGGCCACTGATAGCATATTATAAAATCTTCACCGGAAACGCCTTGTCGCTTCCAGAAACGGCATCCCTGACTGCCATCTCATTTATATTGGCCATTATATCTTACAATTTCATAGAAAAGCCTGCGATCACGAGATTTCGCACAGTCGATCGCCAAAAAATCTTGCTGTCCGGCACATTCACCTTGGCATCTTTAGCAGCGATTTCCATTTTCTTCTGGGCCAAGCCGGCAATTGTATCGACAGCTCCGGCCGATGTTAAAGCAATTGCTGAATATGAAAATTATCGCGCGACAGCTGAGCAGAAATATCAATTCCGCTCTGGGCCGTGTTTCAGAGGCCAAGCCGAAGCCCATTTACCGATGCGCCCCGACGAATGCATGAAACTTTCCGATAAGAAAATAAACATGCTGATACTCGGCGACAGCCATGCCGCACAATATTGGCGCGCCTTTGCGTTGCGATATGCAAATCGAAATGTCATGCAGGCCAATGCTTCAGGCTGCCGCCCAGTCATTTGTGGTGCGGGGGCGGAACGGTGCCGCGAGATTGTCGACTATGCGCTCGGAAAGTTACTGGACACCGGAAAGGTCAACCTTGTCATATTGGCAGCGCGTTGGCAGGCGGAAGATGCTGCCATGCTGGGCGCGACAATAGCGCGCATCCGCCAGACTCATGCTTCGGTCGTGGTGATCGGGCCAACCATCGAATATGACAGCAGCTTCCCGGGCCTTCTTGCAAGAGCTGTATGGAGCGGAGATTTGGACGCGGTGACCCAACGGCGTATCGACGAGCGCGTCCAGATGAACAATCTTATGGCGAAAGCCGCCTCTGAAAATTCAACACCGTATATCGATGTGCAAGGCATCATTTGCCCGAACGGGAAATGCATCTTGTTTGCAAACCCGCACACTCCGATGCAATTTGACTATGGCCATCTGACCTTTCCCGCCTCCCAACTTGTGGTGGCGAAAATGCCCGAGATGTGAGGCAGCCTGAGCATCGCCATGAAGGACTTGAACAAAGCCGGACCAGCCACAATCAGTCCCTAAAGCCTGGCGCCTTAACCCTCGGGCAATAACAGGCTGGAATCGCCGTAACTGTAGAAGCGATAGCCTTCCTTGATGGCGTGCTGGTACACCGCCTGCATCCGCTCCAGCCCCATCAGCGCCGAGACCAGCATAAACAGTGTCGAGCGCGGCAGATGGAAATTGGTCATCAGCCCATCGATGGCGCGGAAACGATAGCCCGGCGTGATAAAGATCGAGGTATCGCCGCTGAAGGGCTGGATCACACCATCCTCACCCGTCGCGCTTTCCAGCAAACGCAGCGAGGTGGTGCCCACCGCAATCACCCGGCCACCGGCAGCACGCGCCGCATTCAGGCGATCCGCAACATCGGCCGGAATGGTGCCCCATTCAGCATGCATCGCATGGTCGGCGGTGTCGTCCACCTTCACCGGCAGGAAGGTGCCCGCGCCGACATGCAACGTCAGAAAGGCGTGCCCGATCCCCGCTTCATCCAGTGCCGCCATCAACTCCGGGGTAAAGTGCAAAGCCGCCGTCGGCGCCGCCACCGCACCCTCGGCCTGAGCGAACATCGTTTGATAATCGCTGCGGTCGGCTTCATCGGTGCCACGCTTGGCCGCAATATAGGGCGGCAGCGGCATGGTGCCCGCACGCTCCAGCAGCACCTCGACAGGCTCATCGCCGGGGAAGAACAGCGTCCAGCTGCCGTCCTCATGGCGCGACTCGGCCACGGCCTGAACGCCCGCGCCAAAGGCGATCACATCGTCCACCCGCAGCCGCTTGCCGTTTTTCACAAAGGCCTGCCAACGGCGCAGATCGATGCGCTTGTGAAGCGTTGCCCCGATCTTCGCCTCGCCGCGCATACCCTCAAGCTGAGCCGGGATCACGCGCGTGTCGTTGAACACCAGCAGATCGCCCTTGCGCAGCAGCGAAGGCAGATCGCTGACCTTCAGGTCGCCAAAAGGCCCTTCCCGGCCCGGCACATGCAGCAGCTTCGCGCTATCACGCGGGCGGGCGGGGCGCAGGGCAATACGCTCCTGCGGCAGATCGAAATCGAAATCGTCAACGCGCATGGGTTGTCAAAAGGCGCCCACATGGGGCGCCCTCCTCACTTCTTCTTGGCCGGGGCGGGCGCCTTGGCCGGCGCAGCAGGTGCCACCGGAGCCGCAGGCACGATCGGCGGCGGCGGCGGAGCAATCGCCGGACGCGGCTTGTGATCGCTCTCGATCGAGGCCTGCACGATCTTGGTCGGGTTGCTGGGCGGCTCGCCACGCACGATGCGGTCGACGATATCCATGCCCTCGATCACACGACCGAAGTTGGTGTAGCGGCGATCCAGCGAGAAATGCGGATAGAACACGATGAAGAACTGGCTGTTGGCCGAATCCGGATCATCGGTACGCGCCATCGAGACCGTGCCGCGCACGTGAGGCAGCGAGTTGAACTCCGCCTTCAGGTCAGGCAGCTTCGAGCCGCCGCCGCCGGTGCCCGTCGGATCGCCCGTCTGGGCCATGAAGCCGTCGATCACGCGGTGGAAGATGATGTTGTCGTAGAAGCCCTGCCGCGTCAGCAGCTTGATGCGCTCGACATGGTTGGGCGCCCACTTGGGCTCCAGACGGATCAGCACGCGCCCGCCGTTCGACAGGTCCAGCACCAGCACATTGTCCGGATCGACCGCCGGATCGGGATCGACCTTGGAGCTGAGGTTCGTCTTGTTGACGTTCTGCGACATCGCCTTGCTCAGCGCGTCCTGCTTGCGAGCGCAGGCGCTGGT includes the following:
- a CDS encoding peptidylprolyl isomerase; amino-acid sequence: MNRHSFTKIAMSLVLGVAVLGTSACARKQDALSKAMSQNVNKTNLSSKVDPDPAVDPDNVLVLDLSNGGRVLIRLEPKWAPNHVERIKLLTRQGFYDNIIFHRVIDGFMAQTGDPTGTGGGGSKLPDLKAEFNSLPHVRGTVSMARTDDPDSANSQFFIVFYPHFSLDRRYTNFGRVIEGMDIVDRIVRGEPPSNPTKIVQASIESDHKPRPAIAPPPPPIVPAAPVAPAAPAKAPAPAKKK